The DNA sequence TTCTAGAACAAAGCCCAAGCCACACCGACCTTTCCTCACGAGCAAcctattatttatttttttgtgTAGGAAGTCTGTTTACCCCTATTCCGGTTCATCTCACAGACTGGGATAGAGATTTATGTTCATCATGCGCGGTGTTTAGACAAAGAACAGCTGAACAAAGCAGGGGACACGACATCGATTGCCGAGGCATCAACACAAGGGGAAAGACCTTGACCAACTTCGAATAAACGAAGGGACTGATTCTTGGCACTCTGCCAGCAAGACATGATTTCTGAATATGTCGGcgagatcgaagaacttccACCTGACCCGCGAATATGGTCTGGAAAGCGATACCGCAAGTATCTCTACCATACAGCCCAAGCGGCAATATGGACCTCCACTGTCTATTACCCCATTCGCTTACTTATGATTCTGCTGGAGGCTCAGCAATCCTGGCCAATGTGGTTAATGTTGGCTGTGGAAGCTATATTTGGTCGTAAGTTCAATTATGCCTTACTTTGAAGTCGGAGCTCTATAACGCTAACCAACGACCAGGCTTGTCTTATCAAGATCAGCGCCTCACCGTTGCGGCCGGTGGGGAACCTGAGCGCGGGCCGCGAAAAAGGCTACGGCTTCGGGGCAGCCACAACCTGCCACGAGTCGATGTCTTGATCCCCTGCTGCGGCGAGCCAGTTAGTGTAATCTTGGACACCGTTCGCGCTGCCTGCACTATGGACTACCCAGAGTCTCAGCTACGAGTGCTTGTCCTTGACGATGGCGCTTCAACCCAGCTGCGTGATGCTGTCTCGGAGTTGCACTCTAAATGGCCTTATCTCTTCTATCACACACGCGGTAGGCAATCTGGCCGAGTGTTTGCCAAAGCCGGAAACCTGAACTATGCACTATTCACTGTTCAGAAAGATACTCCACCGGAGTTCTGTGCTATTCTGGATGCAGATTCTATCCCAAAGCCGGACTTTCTCAGAGCAACCCTTCCCCACTTGCTTCTAAGCCCCCAGACAGCGTTGGTTACTACCCGGCAATATTTTGACAACCTTCCTGCCGGGGACCCCCTCTCGCAATCTCGCCTTCATTTTTACACCTGCCAGAACGCCGAGCTAGACCGCTGTGGACGTGCGATTGATGCAGGGTCCGGGGCGGTGTTCCGGCGCAACGCAATCATTGATGTTGGTGGGTATCCTACCTTTTCATTCTCAGAAGATTGGCAGCTTTCCCTGATATTGCGGGGCATGGGATACCGTACTGTCCAAGTACAAGAGCCGCTGCAATTCGGGCTTGTTCCCACATCTCTCGAAGGGCACATTGCCCAGAGAAACCGATGGCACATTGGTCATTCCCAGCAACTGTTTACTTTACGGCCGCTGACCAGCAGTTCCATACCACGCCACCTTCAGTGGAGCATTGCATGCGGTGGCTTGGCCATCACTTTGGGATTGGTAGGCCATGTCATTGGATATGGTGCTGTTCCGTGGCTTTTAATGTCCCGGTCGCTGATCCCCGCCTCTTCGTCCTTCCTGATCAAGACTCAGGTAATTCTGGGCTTGCTTCATGTCTCTACCATGTGGGCGTATGGGTGGCTCCAGACTGCCCATGCGGGGATTCGAGGATCCCCATTTTCGCAGCTGGAAAACAGTTGGCTAGCTGGCGGTAAGATATGCCATTTCACATTTTGTTTCTATGATTGATATACGTATGAGAACCACTAGACTGACCCGACTGATTGCCCCGCTCTGCAGCACACCTTTCTGCCGTCATACGATTTCATTTCATCTCAAGCGCTCCCAAAGGATCATTCGTCAccggaagcaaagagaaTTCCTGGAATCGCATCACGAAGTCTTCGTTTTATAAAATGCTGTACCAGGATCTCTGGCAAAATGGCATTTTGCAAAGCATCTGCCTGCTTCTCGCCACAATCGCCGCGATGTTATTGTCAACATGGACGACACTGACCACTACCGACAGTGAATTATTGACCACACGATTACTTACTACAATTGCCTGGCCGCCACTGTTGCACATTTGCTATCTGACCGTTACTAACCATTGGGTACCGGTTGCGTACCTTTTAAGCCCTCCCGTTTACCCGGCTCGGGCATCTCAGATGGCCGTACTGGGTAGCAAAGAATGATTCAAAATGTAGACTCTCTTGTCCCACAACGCCCACTGCGGCGCTTGTTATCGCGTTGTCTGACACCGGCGGACTTCATGATGTTACCAACCCTTGCACTATTGTTAGTAGCCTTGGGAGGACTATTTTGAATGCTCGGCATGTTGTGATGTCACACTAG is a window from the Aspergillus oryzae RIB40 DNA, chromosome 6 genome containing:
- a CDS encoding glycosyltransferase family 2 protein (glycosyltransferases, probably involved in cell wall biogenesis), with the translated sequence MISEYVGEIEELPPDPRIWSGKRYRKYLYHTAQAAIWTSTVYYPIRLLMILLEAQQSWPMWLMLAVEAIFGRLSYQDQRLTVAAGGEPERGPRKRLRLRGSHNLPRVDVLIPCCGEPVSVILDTVRAACTMDYPESQLRVLVLDDGASTQLRDAVSELHSKWPYLFYHTRGRQSGRVFAKAGNLNYALFTVQKDTPPEFCAILDADSIPKPDFLRATLPHLLLSPQTALVTTRQYFDNLPAGDPLSQSRLHFYTCQNAELDRCGRAIDAGSGAVFRRNAIIDVGGYPTFSFSEDWQLSLILRGMGYRTVQVQEPLQFGLVPTSLEGHIAQRNRWHIGHSQQLFTLRPLTSSSIPRHLQWSIACGGLAITLGLVGHVIGYGAVPWLLMSRSLIPASSSFLIKTQVILGLLHVSTMWAYGWLQTAHAGIRGSPFSQLENSWLAGDSLVPQRPLRRLLSRCLTPADFMMLPTLALFLGRTILNARHVVMSH